The proteins below come from a single Geobacillus thermoleovorans genomic window:
- the pgsA gene encoding CDP-diacylglycerol--glycerol-3-phosphate 3-phosphatidyltransferase — protein MNLPNKITVARIMLIPFFLIVMLVPFGWGSIQIGGTELPVAHLAGALIFIIASATDWIDGYYARKYGLVTNLGKFLDPLADKLLVSAALIVLVELGAVPAWMVIVIISREFAVTGLRLVLAGEGEVVAANMLGKIKTWTQIVAISALLLHNFPFSLISFPFAELALWVAVIFTIWSGWDYFAKNRHAFSHSK, from the coding sequence GTGAACTTGCCGAATAAAATTACGGTAGCGCGCATTATGCTCATCCCGTTTTTCTTGATCGTGATGCTCGTTCCGTTCGGGTGGGGAAGCATCCAAATCGGCGGGACAGAGCTTCCGGTTGCCCATCTTGCCGGCGCGCTCATTTTCATCATCGCCTCAGCGACGGACTGGATCGATGGCTACTATGCCCGCAAATACGGGTTGGTGACGAATTTAGGAAAATTTTTAGATCCGCTTGCCGATAAATTGCTTGTGTCGGCGGCGCTTATCGTGCTTGTCGAGCTCGGGGCCGTTCCGGCGTGGATGGTGATTGTCATCATCAGCCGCGAGTTTGCCGTCACCGGCTTGCGGCTCGTGCTTGCCGGCGAGGGGGAAGTCGTCGCTGCCAACATGCTTGGCAAAATCAAGACATGGACGCAAATTGTCGCCATTTCCGCTTTATTGTTACATAACTTCCCATTCTCGCTCATTTCGTTTCCGTTCGCTGAATTGGCGCTGTGGGTGGCGGTCATTTTCACGATTTGGTCTGGCTGGGATTATTTTGCGAAAAACAGACATGCGTTTTCCCATTCGAAATAG
- a CDS encoding competence/damage-inducible protein A — protein sequence MNAEIIAVGSELLLGQIANTNAQFLSQQLAMLGINVYFHTVVGDNAGRLEQAVKTAQTRANLIIFTGGLGPTKDDLTKETIARLLGRRLVIDEEALRAIEVYFARTNRPMTENNKKQALVLEGSTVLKNEHGMAPGMALVADGITYMLLPGPPKEMRPMFKKYGNAFLRRTFSLSERIESRVLRFFGIGESALETAIADLIDAQSNPTIAPLAGDGEVTLRLTAKHQDEAEAKRLLDEVESAILARVGRHCYGYNDETLFTKTLERLKERGWTIASAESLTGGLFLEQLTAIPGASQVVQGGVVCYTNGVKEQVLGIPRPLLEAEGAVSEPCARLLAENVRAMCDADIGISFTGVAGPDPLEGHPPGTVYIGIAVRGRDATVHRLMLSGTRDAIRIRTAKYGCFFLLEMLAADC from the coding sequence TTGAACGCGGAGATCATTGCCGTTGGCTCTGAGCTGTTGCTTGGGCAAATCGCCAATACGAACGCCCAGTTTTTGTCGCAGCAGCTGGCGATGCTTGGCATTAACGTCTATTTCCATACCGTCGTCGGCGACAACGCCGGCCGCCTTGAGCAGGCGGTGAAAACGGCGCAAACGAGAGCGAACCTCATCATTTTCACCGGCGGCCTCGGCCCGACGAAAGACGATTTGACGAAGGAGACGATCGCCCGTTTGCTTGGCCGCCGGCTCGTGATCGACGAGGAAGCGCTCCGAGCGATTGAGGTGTATTTTGCCCGCACAAACCGGCCGATGACAGAAAACAATAAAAAGCAGGCGCTCGTCTTGGAAGGATCGACGGTGCTGAAAAACGAGCACGGCATGGCGCCAGGGATGGCGCTTGTGGCAGACGGCATTACGTACATGCTGCTGCCCGGGCCGCCGAAAGAAATGCGGCCGATGTTCAAAAAATACGGAAACGCCTTTTTGCGCCGTACGTTTTCGCTTTCCGAGCGCATCGAGTCGCGCGTGCTCCGCTTTTTTGGCATCGGTGAATCAGCGCTCGAGACGGCGATTGCGGATTTGATCGACGCCCAGTCGAATCCGACGATCGCGCCGCTGGCCGGCGACGGTGAAGTGACGCTTCGTCTGACAGCGAAGCATCAGGATGAGGCGGAGGCGAAGCGGCTTCTTGACGAAGTGGAATCGGCCATTTTGGCGCGTGTCGGCCGCCACTGCTACGGATATAACGATGAAACGTTGTTTACAAAGACGCTCGAGCGGTTAAAAGAAAGAGGATGGACGATCGCGTCGGCCGAAAGTTTGACCGGCGGCCTTTTCCTCGAACAGCTCACCGCCATCCCCGGCGCGTCGCAAGTCGTGCAGGGCGGTGTCGTCTGCTACACAAACGGCGTCAAAGAACAGGTGCTTGGCATACCGCGCCCGCTGCTTGAGGCAGAAGGGGCGGTGAGCGAGCCGTGCGCCCGTTTGCTTGCTGAAAACGTCCGCGCGATGTGCGATGCGGATATCGGCATCAGCTTCACCGGCGTCGCCGGACCCGATCCGCTTGAGGGCCACCCGCCCGGCACCGTGTATATCGGCATCGCCGTCCGCGGGCGCGATGCGACTGTCCACCGTCTGATGCTGTCCGGCACGCGTGATGCCATTCGCATCCGCACCGCCAAATACGGCTGTTTTTTTCTGCTTGAGATGCTCGCGGCCGACTGCTGA
- the ltrA gene encoding group II intron reverse transcriptase/maturase: protein MYAITKECLEKGDVPRFKGLVEIASSDVVIVSAIHKIKSNQGNSTAGTDGKTISDILTLNYDEAINFVKRCFKKYTPNPIRRVHIPKPGKKEKRPLGILTIADRIIQECVRMVIEPILEAQFFQHSYGFRPYRDAKQAIERCVFICNRIGYNWVIEGDIKGFFDNVNHTILIKQLWHMGIRDRRMLMIIKAMLKAGVIKETKINEMGTPQGGIISPLLANVYLHKLDQWITREWEEKKMRNGTTIRTAKYKSLRDHSTITKPEFYVRYADDWILFTNSRGNAEKWKYRIKKYLKENLKLELSDDKTLITNIKKKPMKFLGFKIKMIPHGKGGKYIGYASADTEKIKGKVEQIRKDLRKLKFATNQEWLITDINRINSKIRGIINYYSSAPSVNRDVRPFKEKLKYASYKALKRYGAKWIPANQCYNLAPLYPDRTEQVPAIKINGRWLGIMSIGFATWIKTNQKNQKETPYTAEGRRIRLQNTGKKPLTVRAQWLLDSGYLNLIQGVKSSKIYNFEFFMNRCYAFNRDKGKCKICGDILQPFNTRTHHINTKLPLNEINKVSNLVTVCDKCHTLIHLKDLSDVNLSRLKTNAIRKLEEYRKCVH from the coding sequence ATGTACGCCATTACAAAGGAATGTCTGGAAAAAGGTGATGTTCCAAGATTTAAGGGATTGGTCGAAATAGCAAGCAGCGATGTCGTGATCGTATCCGCCATTCACAAAATCAAATCAAACCAAGGAAATAGTACAGCGGGTACAGATGGGAAAACCATCAGCGACATACTAACGCTGAACTATGACGAAGCGATAAACTTCGTTAAAAGATGCTTTAAGAAATATACACCTAACCCGATCAGAAGGGTCCATATCCCAAAACCCGGGAAAAAGGAAAAGAGACCTTTAGGCATTCTGACGATCGCAGACCGAATAATCCAAGAATGTGTGAGGATGGTCATTGAACCAATTCTTGAAGCACAATTTTTTCAACACTCATATGGGTTCAGACCCTACCGAGACGCAAAACAAGCCATCGAAAGATGTGTATTTATATGTAACCGAATAGGGTACAATTGGGTGATAGAGGGAGATATAAAAGGTTTCTTCGATAACGTGAACCACACTATCCTGATCAAGCAGCTTTGGCACATGGGTATACGTGATAGACGAATGCTCATGATTATCAAAGCCATGCTGAAAGCAGGAGTTATAAAAGAAACCAAGATAAATGAAATGGGCACGCCACAAGGTGGAATTATCTCCCCACTATTAGCCAATGTGTATCTTCATAAACTCGACCAATGGATAACAAGAGAATGGGAAGAGAAGAAAATGCGAAATGGTACAACCATTCGCACGGCAAAATACAAGTCCCTCCGAGATCACTCAACAATAACCAAACCAGAGTTCTACGTAAGATACGCAGACGACTGGATACTGTTCACCAATAGCAGGGGGAATGCCGAAAAATGGAAATATCGAATCAAGAAATATCTAAAAGAAAACCTTAAACTTGAACTATCCGATGACAAAACACTCATAACCAACATTAAGAAGAAACCAATGAAATTCCTAGGTTTCAAAATTAAAATGATACCACACGGTAAAGGTGGAAAATACATCGGATACGCGAGTGCAGACACGGAAAAAATTAAAGGGAAAGTTGAACAGATCAGGAAAGATCTGCGTAAACTAAAATTCGCCACGAATCAAGAATGGCTTATAACGGACATCAACCGAATTAACAGTAAAATTAGAGGTATCATTAATTATTACTCAAGTGCTCCTAGCGTCAACAGAGATGTAAGGCCATTTAAGGAAAAACTTAAATATGCGTCCTACAAAGCACTAAAGAGATATGGAGCGAAATGGATACCTGCTAATCAATGCTACAACTTAGCACCCCTGTACCCAGATAGAACAGAACAAGTGCCTGCAATCAAAATAAATGGAAGATGGCTTGGTATAATGAGTATTGGGTTCGCAACTTGGATTAAAACAAACCAGAAAAATCAGAAGGAAACACCATACACAGCGGAAGGAAGAAGAATTAGGCTTCAAAACACGGGTAAGAAGCCGCTGACCGTAAGAGCACAATGGTTATTAGACAGTGGTTACCTAAACCTAATTCAAGGAGTTAAGTCTAGTAAAATTTACAACTTCGAATTCTTCATGAATCGGTGTTATGCGTTTAACAGAGATAAAGGAAAATGTAAAATATGTGGTGACATTCTGCAGCCATTTAACACTAGAACCCACCATATCAATACGAAACTTCCGCTGAACGAAATTAATAAGGTAAGCAATCTTGTAACGGTCTGCGACAAATGTCATACATTGATCCATTTAAAGGATCTAAGTGATGTCAACCTCAGTCGCTTAAAAACAAACGCAATAAGGAAACTCGAGGAATACAGAAAGTGCGTACACTAG
- the rny gene encoding ribonuclease Y, translated as MGSIIISALLALVIGAVVGFFVRKSIAEAKIGGAKAAAEQLIEEAKREADALKKEALLEAKDEIHKLRTEAERDIRDRRSELQKQENRLMQKEENLDRKDEALNKREALLEAKEEALNERQQHIEQMESKVEALVKQQQAELERISGLTRDDARQLILERVEKELSHEIAMMIKEAETRAKEEADKRAKAILSLAIQRCAADHVAETTVSVVNLPNDEMKGRIIGREGRNIRTLETLTGIDLIIDDTPEAVILSGFDPIRRETARIALDKLVQDGRIHPARIEEMVEKARREVDEHIREVGEQTTFEVGVHGLHPDLIKILGRLKFRTSYGQNVLKHSVEVAFLAGLMAAELGEDEMLARRAGLLHDIGKAIDHEVEGSHVEIGVELATKYKEHPVVINSIASHHGDTEPTSVIAVLVAAADALSAARPGARSETLENYIRRLEKLEEIAESYEGVEKSYAIQAGREVRIMVKPDMIDDLEAHRLARDIRKRIEEELDYPGHIKVTVIRETRAVEYAK; from the coding sequence ATGGGTTCGATCATCATCTCCGCTTTGCTTGCCTTAGTCATTGGTGCCGTTGTTGGCTTTTTTGTTCGCAAATCGATTGCCGAAGCGAAAATCGGCGGGGCGAAAGCCGCTGCCGAACAGCTGATTGAGGAGGCGAAACGCGAGGCGGACGCCTTGAAAAAAGAGGCGCTTCTCGAAGCGAAAGACGAGATTCATAAACTGCGTACGGAGGCGGAGCGTGATATCCGCGACCGGAGAAGCGAGCTCCAAAAACAAGAAAACCGCCTGATGCAAAAGGAGGAGAATCTCGACCGCAAAGATGAAGCGCTCAACAAACGTGAGGCGTTGCTTGAGGCAAAGGAAGAAGCGTTGAACGAAAGACAACAGCATATTGAACAAATGGAAAGCAAAGTGGAAGCGCTCGTCAAACAACAACAAGCCGAACTTGAACGCATTTCCGGCCTGACGCGCGACGATGCCCGCCAGCTCATTTTAGAGCGCGTCGAGAAAGAGCTGTCGCATGAGATTGCGATGATGATCAAAGAGGCGGAAACGCGGGCGAAAGAGGAGGCAGACAAACGGGCAAAGGCGATTTTGTCGCTTGCCATCCAACGTTGCGCCGCCGACCATGTCGCCGAAACGACTGTTTCCGTCGTCAATTTGCCAAACGACGAAATGAAAGGGCGGATCATCGGGCGCGAAGGGCGGAACATCCGCACGCTCGAGACGTTGACCGGCATCGATTTGATCATCGACGATACGCCGGAAGCGGTCATTTTGTCCGGATTTGACCCGATTCGCCGCGAGACGGCGCGCATCGCGCTCGATAAGCTTGTGCAAGATGGCCGCATCCATCCAGCGCGCATTGAGGAAATGGTCGAAAAGGCGCGCCGCGAAGTGGATGAGCATATCCGCGAAGTCGGCGAACAGACGACGTTTGAAGTCGGTGTTCACGGCTTGCATCCGGATTTGATCAAAATTTTAGGGCGGCTCAAGTTCCGAACGAGCTACGGACAAAACGTCTTAAAACACTCGGTGGAAGTGGCGTTTTTAGCCGGACTGATGGCGGCCGAGCTTGGGGAGGACGAAATGCTGGCGCGCCGGGCCGGCTTGCTTCATGACATTGGCAAAGCGATCGACCACGAAGTCGAAGGAAGCCATGTGGAAATCGGCGTTGAGCTGGCGACGAAGTATAAAGAACATCCGGTCGTCATCAACAGCATCGCTTCCCACCATGGCGATACGGAACCGACGTCGGTCATCGCTGTGCTCGTCGCGGCGGCCGATGCGCTGTCGGCGGCGCGGCCGGGAGCGCGCAGCGAAACGCTGGAAAACTATATCCGTCGTCTAGAGAAGCTTGAAGAAATCGCCGAATCGTACGAAGGCGTTGAAAAATCGTACGCCATTCAAGCTGGGCGTGAAGTGCGCATTATGGTCAAACCAGATATGATCGACGATTTGGAAGCGCACCGGCTGGCGCGTGACATCCGCAAACGAATCGAAGAAGAGCTCGATTACCCGGGCCATATTAAAGTGACGGTCATCCGCGAAACGCGGGCGGTCGAATACGCGAAATAA
- a CDS encoding TIGR00282 family metallophosphoesterase, with protein MRILFIGDVVGLPGQKMVEHYLPRLKEKHRPDVVVINGENAAGGKGITEPIYRALLAWGAHVITLGNHAWDKRDIFEFIDQAKALIRPANYPPGTPGKGIVFVPTEHGEAAVINLQGRAFLPAIDCPFQKADELIAAASARTPVIIVDFHAEATSEKQAMGWYLDGRVSAVIGTHTHVQTADNRILPRGTAYITDVGMTGPYDGILGVDREAVLRKFLTGLPVRFDVKEGRSQLNAVFVDVDEKSGRAFRIERLIINDDHPYFE; from the coding sequence ATGAGAATTTTATTTATCGGCGACGTCGTCGGTTTGCCGGGGCAAAAAATGGTGGAGCACTATTTGCCAAGGCTGAAGGAAAAACATCGGCCGGACGTTGTTGTGATCAACGGCGAAAACGCCGCCGGCGGGAAAGGAATCACCGAACCGATTTACCGGGCGCTTCTCGCTTGGGGGGCTCATGTGATCACGTTGGGCAATCACGCATGGGACAAACGCGATATTTTTGAGTTTATCGATCAGGCGAAGGCGTTGATTCGCCCGGCGAATTACCCGCCCGGCACACCGGGAAAAGGCATCGTCTTTGTGCCGACCGAGCATGGCGAAGCGGCGGTCATCAATTTGCAAGGGCGGGCGTTTTTGCCGGCGATTGACTGCCCATTTCAAAAGGCGGACGAGCTGATCGCCGCCGCCTCCGCGCGCACGCCGGTCATCATCGTCGATTTCCATGCCGAGGCGACGAGTGAAAAACAGGCGATGGGCTGGTACTTAGACGGCCGCGTATCCGCGGTCATCGGCACGCATACACACGTCCAGACGGCCGATAACCGCATTTTGCCAAGAGGGACGGCGTACATTACCGACGTTGGCATGACCGGTCCATACGACGGCATTTTAGGCGTCGATCGAGAGGCGGTGCTGCGCAAATTTTTAACCGGGCTGCCAGTTCGTTTCGACGTCAAGGAAGGACGAAGCCAATTGAATGCCGTCTTTGTTGATGTAGACGAAAAAAGCGGACGGGCGTTTCGCATTGAACGGTTGATCATTAACGATGACCACCCTTATTTTGAATAG
- the spoVS gene encoding stage V sporulation protein SpoVS — MEILKVSAKSNPNSVAGALAGVLRERGAAEIQAIGAGALNQAVKAVAIARGFVAPSGMDLICIPAFTDIIIDGEERTAIKLIVEPR; from the coding sequence ATGGAAATATTAAAAGTTTCAGCAAAATCGAATCCGAACTCTGTAGCTGGTGCACTTGCCGGGGTGTTGCGCGAGCGCGGCGCAGCGGAAATTCAAGCGATCGGCGCAGGTGCATTGAACCAAGCCGTTAAAGCAGTAGCGATCGCACGAGGGTTTGTGGCACCGAGCGGCATGGACTTGATTTGCATTCCGGCGTTTACGGATATTATCATCGACGGAGAAGAGCGGACAGCGATCAAATTGATTGTCGAACCTCGTTAA
- a CDS encoding dipeptidase, whose product MIFDAHCDVLMKLWQDRSLSFYDGASLHVTLSGMAEAGVKVQCFAIYIPETVPEEARFTVALEMVDIFFARIIDAFPSVKFVRTRRDIAALKKEEVGAMLTLEGCDAIGVNLVKLKTLLRLGVASVGLTWNFPNAVADGAWEKRGAGLTAFGRQVVALLNEAKRWVDVSHLSEKAFWDVIEMARFPIASHSNVHRLCPHPRNLTDEQIKALIEKDGMIGINFVPYFLTAKKNEAMIADVLRHLDHICALGGENNVGFGSDFDGITETVAGLGTVREYARLVNELYKHYSTEQVSRFLFGNFYAHLPE is encoded by the coding sequence ATGATCTTCGATGCACATTGCGATGTGTTGATGAAGTTATGGCAAGATCGGTCTCTGTCGTTTTACGACGGAGCTTCGCTTCACGTCACTCTTTCCGGGATGGCGGAAGCAGGGGTGAAAGTGCAATGCTTTGCCATCTACATACCGGAAACGGTGCCGGAGGAAGCCCGGTTCACTGTTGCGCTGGAGATGGTGGACATCTTCTTTGCCCGCATTATCGATGCGTTTCCGTCTGTGAAGTTCGTGCGGACGAGACGGGATATCGCCGCCCTTAAAAAAGAGGAAGTCGGCGCCATGTTGACGCTGGAAGGGTGCGACGCCATCGGCGTCAACCTTGTCAAGCTAAAGACGCTCCTCCGCCTCGGCGTCGCTTCCGTAGGGTTGACATGGAACTTCCCGAACGCTGTCGCTGACGGAGCGTGGGAGAAGCGCGGCGCCGGGCTGACGGCGTTTGGCCGGCAAGTCGTTGCACTTCTTAATGAAGCAAAACGATGGGTCGATGTGTCCCACTTATCGGAGAAAGCGTTTTGGGATGTCATCGAGATGGCTCGGTTCCCCATCGCTTCCCATTCCAACGTGCATCGTCTATGCCCACATCCACGCAACTTAACCGACGAGCAGATCAAAGCGTTGATCGAAAAAGACGGCATGATCGGCATTAATTTCGTTCCGTATTTTTTGACGGCGAAGAAAAACGAGGCGATGATCGCTGATGTGCTTCGCCATCTCGACCATATATGCGCGCTCGGGGGGGAAAACAACGTCGGGTTTGGCTCCGACTTCGATGGCATCACGGAGACGGTCGCCGGCCTTGGAACGGTAAGGGAATATGCGCGGCTTGTCAACGAGTTGTACAAGCATTACTCCACCGAGCAAGTATCCCGCTTTTTATTCGGCAACTTCTACGCCCATTTGCCGGAGTGA
- a CDS encoding 2-oxoacid:acceptor oxidoreductase subunit alpha has translation MIEQLSWKVGGQQGEGIESTGEIFSTALNRLGYYLYGYRHFSSRIKGGHTNNKIRVSTKPVRAVADDLDILVAFDQETIDFNFHELRDGGIVIADAKFNPVIPEGKGVALYAVPFTDIATQLGNPLMKNMVAIGATSAVLDLDAAVFESVVVDTFGRKGAQVVEKNMEAIRAGAQYMKEQLDGSTKTMKLAKADGKRRMFMIGNDAIALGAIAGGARFMAAYPITPASEIMEYLIKKLPDFGGAVIQTEDEIAACTMAIGANYAGVRAFTASAGPGLSLMAEAIGLAGMTETPLVVVDTQRGGPSTGLPTKQEQSDLLAMIYGTHGEIPKIVMAPSTVEEAFYDMAEAFNLAEEYQCPVIFLSDLQLSLGKQTVEPLDYDRIEIRRGKLMNGELPPLPDKDNFKRYEITPDGVSPRVLPGTKYGIHHVTGVEHAETGRPSETAANRRAQMEKRMRKLEHIHFPTPVHKQLRHEEPDLLLVGFLSTRGAIEEAMERLEQDGVKVNHAHIRLLHPFPVDDVRPLVEKAKRVVVVEQNATGQLANLLKMNVGHADKIASVLKFDGNPFLPGDVYTKCKELLAQWPLLKISAMM, from the coding sequence ATGATCGAACAGCTGTCATGGAAGGTAGGCGGCCAGCAAGGGGAAGGAATTGAAAGTACAGGGGAAATTTTTTCCACAGCGCTGAACCGCCTCGGATATTACTTATATGGATACCGCCATTTTTCTTCACGCATCAAAGGGGGTCATACGAACAACAAAATTCGCGTCAGCACGAAACCGGTGCGGGCGGTCGCTGATGATTTGGACATCTTGGTGGCGTTCGACCAAGAGACAATCGACTTCAACTTCCACGAGCTGCGTGACGGCGGCATCGTCATTGCGGACGCCAAATTCAATCCAGTGATTCCGGAAGGAAAAGGAGTGGCGCTTTACGCCGTTCCGTTCACCGATATCGCTACACAGCTTGGCAATCCGCTGATGAAAAACATGGTTGCCATCGGCGCGACAAGTGCGGTGCTCGATTTGGACGCCGCCGTGTTCGAAAGTGTTGTTGTGGATACATTTGGGCGCAAAGGGGCGCAAGTCGTTGAGAAAAACATGGAAGCGATTCGCGCTGGAGCGCAATATATGAAAGAGCAGCTCGATGGTTCGACGAAAACGATGAAACTAGCCAAAGCCGACGGCAAACGGCGAATGTTCATGATTGGCAACGATGCCATCGCCTTGGGCGCCATTGCCGGCGGGGCGCGCTTTATGGCCGCCTATCCGATCACCCCAGCTTCGGAGATTATGGAGTATTTGATTAAAAAGCTGCCGGATTTTGGGGGCGCGGTCATCCAGACAGAAGATGAAATCGCAGCCTGTACGATGGCGATCGGCGCCAACTATGCGGGCGTGCGGGCGTTCACCGCTTCCGCCGGACCCGGGTTGTCGCTTATGGCCGAAGCGATCGGACTAGCTGGGATGACGGAAACACCGCTTGTTGTGGTTGACACGCAACGAGGCGGTCCAAGCACCGGCTTGCCGACAAAGCAAGAGCAGTCGGATTTGCTCGCGATGATCTATGGCACGCACGGGGAAATTCCCAAAATTGTCATGGCGCCAAGCACGGTCGAAGAAGCGTTTTACGATATGGCGGAAGCGTTCAACTTAGCTGAGGAATACCAATGCCCGGTCATTTTCCTGTCGGATTTGCAGCTGTCGCTCGGCAAGCAGACGGTTGAGCCGCTTGATTACGATCGGATCGAGATCCGCCGCGGCAAGCTGATGAATGGTGAGCTGCCGCCGCTTCCGGACAAAGACAACTTCAAACGGTATGAAATCACGCCGGACGGTGTTTCGCCGCGGGTGCTGCCGGGAACAAAATACGGCATCCACCATGTCACCGGGGTCGAACACGCCGAAACAGGCCGCCCGTCAGAGACGGCGGCAAACCGCCGGGCGCAAATGGAAAAACGGATGCGCAAACTCGAGCACATCCACTTCCCGACGCCGGTGCACAAACAACTCCGCCACGAAGAACCGGATTTGCTCCTTGTTGGCTTTTTATCGACGCGCGGAGCCATTGAAGAAGCGATGGAGCGGCTCGAGCAAGATGGCGTCAAAGTCAACCATGCGCACATCCGTCTGCTTCATCCGTTCCCGGTTGACGACGTGCGGCCGCTTGTCGAGAAAGCGAAACGAGTCGTCGTCGTCGAGCAAAACGCCACCGGGCAGCTGGCGAACTTGTTGAAAATGAACGTCGGGCACGCTGATAAAATCGCCAGCGTCTTAAAATTCGACGGCAATCCGTTCTTGCCGGGCGACGTCTATACTAAATGCAAGGAGTTGTTAGCGCAATGGCCACTTTTAAAGATTTCCGCAATGATGTGA